A genomic window from Melanotaenia boesemani isolate fMelBoe1 chromosome 15, fMelBoe1.pri, whole genome shotgun sequence includes:
- the LOC121654608 gene encoding arf-GAP with Rho-GAP domain, ANK repeat and PH domain-containing protein 1 isoform X2, giving the protein MPPPVPKPRSRYTRDSWSSTSSLDRDMMNEYLQPALSNGAHLSTAPPPPAASNQDVFPTLSGITEIIATNIPSLAGVATAIGGPAPSASSAPSAPLSRGSMANSISTHIPDLAEATYTVASPATPVLKSSLSAPSPAAGAANLDNIISSLANIPSFMGMVSSVANPIVSPFPSAPSLSPGESSLRGDRARDGNTDVGELSQLVTSSLDPAAGVKLPPVETAAEYTEEVLCPSSHTPKEEDPYVTVLACWMSQEEESSNEEDDTGGSPALSGSDGPMEGDTGSELTGTTNGVRLNQPERLIPTRPAPPPPNRVNQSEKPIKQKTPRAATIRVSRKKGSGGSSAPQSAVVRNSWLDVWKGFRYSVLWATLDGQLMHLWKKRTDRFSEVLFHVSSITNVRTQDKGRFSIFFRKKQYDFMALNTEVQEGWVTSLLAARGQPSPAPPELHGQITIKDTRSRAYAAVWGHDLWIYPNKDSFQLGVASFSVPLNVATVKCIGKHSFSLITPYKTFNLSVDSSKDLSVWLDSLSSTIRNALSCSQVTLRLWENPYNKVCGDCGAASPEWASVNLLLVICQNCAGQHRALGSKLSKVRSLKMDNKIWTEPLLQLFVIHGNRLANQVWAPAVPAIEQLRPESTDEERSKFIQNKYSRGRYRRIHALTSSRSMMDQRLCQVVCSSDVEETMSLICSGAKVCPSDPQNPSPILLAERANQALQTELLRLNEYTEIPPHQPLSAKRRLDSAPSGEEEEEELHGKLEEDRFLFSLENDSAACDVLDLREVLSVFLKDGNIHQFEMVTLSDQLICDADNKETLLNHLVHILKVILPKGVSYAEVGGASAVSKVCMVEVGGSSNQSDAWLLLWEDGISVHPVNRHSQQPLRIELSALSHHEMDPSENIITMVTTDRTVSLRFEELRSCNTWFSHLQKALTNHSPALQRPPAANQSSSRQSLYPVIDAGFRGSVPPAIERCISHITTYGLTVEGVYRRCGLVSKVNRLVDALMISPNSAPLEKDEQGVLDAGSALKQYVRQQPSLLPSGQQQQWLQAAGIPDERSRFKEYRRLLRQLPDDNRATLNALFGHFYMIQVFSQVNKMSAHNLAVVLVPSVFQLMNQDLIQLTKEFIIHHTLLFLTPEGEQRKDDDEEVTVL; this is encoded by the exons ATGCCTCCTCCGGTCCCGAAGCCCCGGTCTCGTTACACTAGAGACAGCTGgagctccacctcctccctgGACAG GGACATGATGAATGAATACCTGCAGCCAGCTCTCTCTAACGGAGCCCACCTGAGTACAG ctcctcctcctcctgctgcctcCAACCAGGATGTCTTTCCAACCTTGTCAGGAATCACTGAAATCATCGCCACCAACATCCCGTCACTTGCCGGAGTCGCCACTGCCATtggaggccccgccccctcagCTTCTTCAGCCCCCTCAGCACCACTCTCCAGAGGCAGCATGGCTAATAGCATCTCCACCCACATACCTGACTTAGCAGAAGCTACTTACACTGTGGCTAGCCCTGCTACACCTGTGCTAAAATCCTCCCTTTCTGCACcctcacctgctgcaggtgcTGCTAACTTAGATAACATTATTAGCTCGCTGGCTAACATTCCCAGTTTCATGGGGATGGTTAGCAGTGTAGCTAATCCTATTGTCAGCCCCTTCCCATCAGCCCCGTCCCTTTCACCTGGTGAATCATCACTGAGAGGGGACAGAGCTAGAGATGGTAACACAG ATGTTGGAGAGCTCTCTCAGCTGGTGACATCATCATTAGACCCGGCTGCAGGAGTCAAGCTACCACCTGTGGAGACTGCTGCAGAGTACACTGAGGAAG TTTTATGTCCGTCTTCTCATACCCCTAAAGAGGAGGACCCATATGTCACTGTGTTAGCCTGCTGGATGAGCCAAGAGGAAGAGTCATCCAATGAGGAGGATGATACAGGAGGTAGCCCTGCCCtatctggttctgatggaccAATGGAGGGAGATACTGGTTCTGAGCTGACCGGAACTACCAACGG tgtgCGGTTAAATCAGCCTGAACGTTTGATCCCCACTCGACCAGCCCCACCCCCTCCTAATCGAGTGAACCAATCAGAAAAACCCATAAAACAGAAGACCCCAAG ggcGGCCACCATCCGAGTTTCCAGGAAGAAGGGGAGTGGTGGGAGCTCTGCTCCTCAAAGTGCTGTGGTTCGAAACAGCTGGTTGGATGTCTGGAAGGGCTTCAG ATACAGTGTTTTATGGGCGACACTGGATGGACAGTTGATGCATCTGTGGAAAAAACGCACA GACCGGTTCAGTGAAGTCTTATTTCATGTCTCCAGTATAACCAATGTGCGGACCCAGGACAAAGGCCGGTTCTCCATCTTCTTCAGGAAGAAACAATATGACTTCATGGCTCTGAACACTG AGGTTCAGGAAGGTTGGGTCACATCTCTGCTGGCAGCTAGAGGCCAGCCAAGCCCCGCCCCCCCAGAGTTGCATGGACAAATCACCATCAAGGATACACGAAGCCGCGCCTACGCTGCAGTGTGGGGTCATGATCTGTGGATTTATCCTAACAAAGACAGCTTCCAGCTAGGCGTGGCATCCTTCTCCGTCCCTCTGAATGTGGCCACAGTGAAGTGCATAGGAAAACACTCGTTTAGCCTCATCACTCCATACAAGACCTTCAA CCTGTCCGTCGATTCATCAAAGGATCTGTCCGTCTGGTTGGACAGCTTGTCCTCAACCATTCGCAATGCTCTGTCCTGCAGCCAGGTGACGCTGCGTCTCTGGGAAAACCCATACAACAAGGTATGTGGCGACTGCGGTGCAGCCAGTCCTGAATGGGCGTCGGTCAACCTGCTGCTGGTCATCTGTCAGAACTGCGCAG GTCAACATCGAGCTCTGGGCAGCAAGCTGTCTAAGGTCCGTAGTCTGAAGATGGACAACAAGATCTGGACTGAACCACTCTTACAG CTGTTTGTTATCCATGGCAACAGACTGGCCAATCAGGTGTGGGCTCCAGCTGTGCCGGCTATTGAGCAGCTGCGTCCAGAGTCGACAGATGAGGAGAGGTCAAAGTTCATCCAGAACAAATACAGCAGAGGGCGCTACAGACGAATCCACGCCCTGACGTCCAGCCGTTCTATGATGGATCAG AGGCTGTGTCAGGTGGTCTGCAGTAGCGATGTAGAGGAGACCATGTCTCTGATCTGCTCCGGAGCAAAG GTGTGTCCCTCTGACCCACAGAACCCCTCCCCCATCCTGCTGGCTGAGAGAGCCAATCAGGCACTGCAGACCGAGCTGCTGCGGCTCAATGAGTACACAg AGATCCCGCCACACCAGCCCCTGTCAGCCAAAAGGAGACTTGACTCCGCCCCATCAG gtgaggaagaggaggaggaacttCATGGTAAACTGGAGGAAGATCGTTTTCTCTTCTCATTGGAAAATGACTCTGCAGCCTGCGACGTCCTCGACCTGCGAGAGGTTCTGTCGGTCTTCCTCAAAGATGG AAACATTCATCAGTTTGAGATGGTGACACTGAGCGATCAGCTGATCTGTGATGCTGACAACAAAGAGACACTGCTTAATCACCTGGTCCACATCCTGAAG GTGATTCTTCCTAAGGGCGTGTCTTATGcagaagtgggcggggcttcaGCTGTCAGTAAAGTGTGTATGGTTGAAGTGGGAGGATCCTCGAACCAGTCGGACGCCTGGTTGTTACTGTGGGAGGATGGAATCAGCGTTCATCCTGTCAACAGACACTCACAGCAACCTCTAAGGATCGAACTGAGCGCACTcagtcaccatg AAATGGATCCATCAGAAAACatcatcaccatggtaaccacaGACAG GACTGTGTCACTTCGCTTTGAAGAGCTGCGCAGCTGTAACACTTGGTTCAGCCACCTGCAGAAAGCTCTCACCAATCACAGCCCAGCTTTACAGCGACCTCCAGCAGCCAATCAAAGCTCTTCTCGTCAGTCTTTATACCCGGTGATTGACGCAGGGTTCAGAGGTTCTGTACCGCCGGCCATCGAACGCTGCATCTCCCACATAACCACCTATG gTCTGACGGTGGAAGGCGTGTACCGGCGCTGCGGCCTTGTTTCCAAAGTAAACCGACTGGTGGACGCCCTGATGATATCACCAAACTCCGCCCCTTTGGAGAAGGATGAGCAGGGTGTGTTGGACGCTGGCTCCGCCCTCAAACAATATGTTCGCCAGCAGCCAAGTCTGCTGCCCAGCGGACAGCAACAGCAGTGGCTGCAGGCTGCAG GGATTCCGGATGAACGCAGCAGGTTTAAAGAATACAGACGGTTGCTACGGCAACTTCCTGATGACAACAGAGCTACGCTGAATGCTCTGTTTGGACACTTCTACAT GATTCAAGTGTTCTCTCAGGTAAACAAGATGTCGGCTCACAACCtggctgtggttctggttccgtCTGTCTTCCAGTTGATGAACCAGGACCTGATCCAACTCACTAAAGAGTTCATCATCCACCACACGCTGCTGTTCCTG ACACCAGAAGGAGAGCAGAGGAAGGACGATGATGAGGAGGTCACCGTCCTCTGA
- the LOC121654608 gene encoding arf-GAP with Rho-GAP domain, ANK repeat and PH domain-containing protein 1 isoform X1 gives MPPPVPKPRSRYTRDSWSSTSSLDRDMMNEYLQPALSNGAHLSTEAPPPPAASNQDVFPTLSGITEIIATNIPSLAGVATAIGGPAPSASSAPSAPLSRGSMANSISTHIPDLAEATYTVASPATPVLKSSLSAPSPAAGAANLDNIISSLANIPSFMGMVSSVANPIVSPFPSAPSLSPGESSLRGDRARDGNTDVGELSQLVTSSLDPAAGVKLPPVETAAEYTEEVLCPSSHTPKEEDPYVTVLACWMSQEEESSNEEDDTGGSPALSGSDGPMEGDTGSELTGTTNGVRLNQPERLIPTRPAPPPPNRVNQSEKPIKQKTPRAATIRVSRKKGSGGSSAPQSAVVRNSWLDVWKGFRYSVLWATLDGQLMHLWKKRTDRFSEVLFHVSSITNVRTQDKGRFSIFFRKKQYDFMALNTEVQEGWVTSLLAARGQPSPAPPELHGQITIKDTRSRAYAAVWGHDLWIYPNKDSFQLGVASFSVPLNVATVKCIGKHSFSLITPYKTFNLSVDSSKDLSVWLDSLSSTIRNALSCSQVTLRLWENPYNKVCGDCGAASPEWASVNLLLVICQNCAGQHRALGSKLSKVRSLKMDNKIWTEPLLQLFVIHGNRLANQVWAPAVPAIEQLRPESTDEERSKFIQNKYSRGRYRRIHALTSSRSMMDQRLCQVVCSSDVEETMSLICSGAKVCPSDPQNPSPILLAERANQALQTELLRLNEYTEIPPHQPLSAKRRLDSAPSGEEEEEELHGKLEEDRFLFSLENDSAACDVLDLREVLSVFLKDGNIHQFEMVTLSDQLICDADNKETLLNHLVHILKVILPKGVSYAEVGGASAVSKVCMVEVGGSSNQSDAWLLLWEDGISVHPVNRHSQQPLRIELSALSHHEMDPSENIITMVTTDRTVSLRFEELRSCNTWFSHLQKALTNHSPALQRPPAANQSSSRQSLYPVIDAGFRGSVPPAIERCISHITTYGLTVEGVYRRCGLVSKVNRLVDALMISPNSAPLEKDEQGVLDAGSALKQYVRQQPSLLPSGQQQQWLQAAGIPDERSRFKEYRRLLRQLPDDNRATLNALFGHFYMIQVFSQVNKMSAHNLAVVLVPSVFQLMNQDLIQLTKEFIIHHTLLFLTPEGEQRKDDDEEVTVL, from the exons ATGCCTCCTCCGGTCCCGAAGCCCCGGTCTCGTTACACTAGAGACAGCTGgagctccacctcctccctgGACAG GGACATGATGAATGAATACCTGCAGCCAGCTCTCTCTAACGGAGCCCACCTGAGTACAG aagctcctcctcctcctgctgcctcCAACCAGGATGTCTTTCCAACCTTGTCAGGAATCACTGAAATCATCGCCACCAACATCCCGTCACTTGCCGGAGTCGCCACTGCCATtggaggccccgccccctcagCTTCTTCAGCCCCCTCAGCACCACTCTCCAGAGGCAGCATGGCTAATAGCATCTCCACCCACATACCTGACTTAGCAGAAGCTACTTACACTGTGGCTAGCCCTGCTACACCTGTGCTAAAATCCTCCCTTTCTGCACcctcacctgctgcaggtgcTGCTAACTTAGATAACATTATTAGCTCGCTGGCTAACATTCCCAGTTTCATGGGGATGGTTAGCAGTGTAGCTAATCCTATTGTCAGCCCCTTCCCATCAGCCCCGTCCCTTTCACCTGGTGAATCATCACTGAGAGGGGACAGAGCTAGAGATGGTAACACAG ATGTTGGAGAGCTCTCTCAGCTGGTGACATCATCATTAGACCCGGCTGCAGGAGTCAAGCTACCACCTGTGGAGACTGCTGCAGAGTACACTGAGGAAG TTTTATGTCCGTCTTCTCATACCCCTAAAGAGGAGGACCCATATGTCACTGTGTTAGCCTGCTGGATGAGCCAAGAGGAAGAGTCATCCAATGAGGAGGATGATACAGGAGGTAGCCCTGCCCtatctggttctgatggaccAATGGAGGGAGATACTGGTTCTGAGCTGACCGGAACTACCAACGG tgtgCGGTTAAATCAGCCTGAACGTTTGATCCCCACTCGACCAGCCCCACCCCCTCCTAATCGAGTGAACCAATCAGAAAAACCCATAAAACAGAAGACCCCAAG ggcGGCCACCATCCGAGTTTCCAGGAAGAAGGGGAGTGGTGGGAGCTCTGCTCCTCAAAGTGCTGTGGTTCGAAACAGCTGGTTGGATGTCTGGAAGGGCTTCAG ATACAGTGTTTTATGGGCGACACTGGATGGACAGTTGATGCATCTGTGGAAAAAACGCACA GACCGGTTCAGTGAAGTCTTATTTCATGTCTCCAGTATAACCAATGTGCGGACCCAGGACAAAGGCCGGTTCTCCATCTTCTTCAGGAAGAAACAATATGACTTCATGGCTCTGAACACTG AGGTTCAGGAAGGTTGGGTCACATCTCTGCTGGCAGCTAGAGGCCAGCCAAGCCCCGCCCCCCCAGAGTTGCATGGACAAATCACCATCAAGGATACACGAAGCCGCGCCTACGCTGCAGTGTGGGGTCATGATCTGTGGATTTATCCTAACAAAGACAGCTTCCAGCTAGGCGTGGCATCCTTCTCCGTCCCTCTGAATGTGGCCACAGTGAAGTGCATAGGAAAACACTCGTTTAGCCTCATCACTCCATACAAGACCTTCAA CCTGTCCGTCGATTCATCAAAGGATCTGTCCGTCTGGTTGGACAGCTTGTCCTCAACCATTCGCAATGCTCTGTCCTGCAGCCAGGTGACGCTGCGTCTCTGGGAAAACCCATACAACAAGGTATGTGGCGACTGCGGTGCAGCCAGTCCTGAATGGGCGTCGGTCAACCTGCTGCTGGTCATCTGTCAGAACTGCGCAG GTCAACATCGAGCTCTGGGCAGCAAGCTGTCTAAGGTCCGTAGTCTGAAGATGGACAACAAGATCTGGACTGAACCACTCTTACAG CTGTTTGTTATCCATGGCAACAGACTGGCCAATCAGGTGTGGGCTCCAGCTGTGCCGGCTATTGAGCAGCTGCGTCCAGAGTCGACAGATGAGGAGAGGTCAAAGTTCATCCAGAACAAATACAGCAGAGGGCGCTACAGACGAATCCACGCCCTGACGTCCAGCCGTTCTATGATGGATCAG AGGCTGTGTCAGGTGGTCTGCAGTAGCGATGTAGAGGAGACCATGTCTCTGATCTGCTCCGGAGCAAAG GTGTGTCCCTCTGACCCACAGAACCCCTCCCCCATCCTGCTGGCTGAGAGAGCCAATCAGGCACTGCAGACCGAGCTGCTGCGGCTCAATGAGTACACAg AGATCCCGCCACACCAGCCCCTGTCAGCCAAAAGGAGACTTGACTCCGCCCCATCAG gtgaggaagaggaggaggaacttCATGGTAAACTGGAGGAAGATCGTTTTCTCTTCTCATTGGAAAATGACTCTGCAGCCTGCGACGTCCTCGACCTGCGAGAGGTTCTGTCGGTCTTCCTCAAAGATGG AAACATTCATCAGTTTGAGATGGTGACACTGAGCGATCAGCTGATCTGTGATGCTGACAACAAAGAGACACTGCTTAATCACCTGGTCCACATCCTGAAG GTGATTCTTCCTAAGGGCGTGTCTTATGcagaagtgggcggggcttcaGCTGTCAGTAAAGTGTGTATGGTTGAAGTGGGAGGATCCTCGAACCAGTCGGACGCCTGGTTGTTACTGTGGGAGGATGGAATCAGCGTTCATCCTGTCAACAGACACTCACAGCAACCTCTAAGGATCGAACTGAGCGCACTcagtcaccatg AAATGGATCCATCAGAAAACatcatcaccatggtaaccacaGACAG GACTGTGTCACTTCGCTTTGAAGAGCTGCGCAGCTGTAACACTTGGTTCAGCCACCTGCAGAAAGCTCTCACCAATCACAGCCCAGCTTTACAGCGACCTCCAGCAGCCAATCAAAGCTCTTCTCGTCAGTCTTTATACCCGGTGATTGACGCAGGGTTCAGAGGTTCTGTACCGCCGGCCATCGAACGCTGCATCTCCCACATAACCACCTATG gTCTGACGGTGGAAGGCGTGTACCGGCGCTGCGGCCTTGTTTCCAAAGTAAACCGACTGGTGGACGCCCTGATGATATCACCAAACTCCGCCCCTTTGGAGAAGGATGAGCAGGGTGTGTTGGACGCTGGCTCCGCCCTCAAACAATATGTTCGCCAGCAGCCAAGTCTGCTGCCCAGCGGACAGCAACAGCAGTGGCTGCAGGCTGCAG GGATTCCGGATGAACGCAGCAGGTTTAAAGAATACAGACGGTTGCTACGGCAACTTCCTGATGACAACAGAGCTACGCTGAATGCTCTGTTTGGACACTTCTACAT GATTCAAGTGTTCTCTCAGGTAAACAAGATGTCGGCTCACAACCtggctgtggttctggttccgtCTGTCTTCCAGTTGATGAACCAGGACCTGATCCAACTCACTAAAGAGTTCATCATCCACCACACGCTGCTGTTCCTG ACACCAGAAGGAGAGCAGAGGAAGGACGATGATGAGGAGGTCACCGTCCTCTGA